From the Scatophagus argus isolate fScaArg1 chromosome 21, fScaArg1.pri, whole genome shotgun sequence genome, one window contains:
- the bricd5 gene encoding BRICHOS domain-containing protein 5 isoform X3, with protein sequence MVRCWKHPADRLEEAQCADGDSAASSQSHFPHKAFWVSLSASLLLVIVALGLTGHLGLSQSSQSSQIVRITVPDQTGVLINQSAVVDQQNDLVTFLVTSPANKTSAVLFDVKHGLICYKPVDQESCFLQKMEKSDYDNVRSLLHESTHKQSQFQLSGNETHRQMEFLGVLGASQVDVSTLEEPVQALCQDRSVHWTRRTEGPGKQRLVYFCIDICFPSNICVSVCFYYLPE encoded by the exons GTTGGAAACATCCAGCCGATCGTTTGGAGGAAGCGCAGTGCGCG GATGGGGACTCTGCTGCGTCTTCCCAGTCCCACTTCCCACACAAGGCATTCTGGGTCAGCctctcagcctctctgctcCTGGTCATCGTTGCTCTTGGCTTGACAGGACACCTGGGGCTGTCGCAGTCTTCTCAG TCCTCACAGATTGTGCGAATCACAGTTCCAGATCAGACTGGAGTTCTGATCAACCAGTCAGCCGTAGTGGATCAGCAGAATGACCTGGTGACCTTTCTTGTGACCTCACCGGCAAATAAGACATCCGCTGTGCTCTTTGATGTTAAACAT GGTTTAATATGTTACAAACCTGTGGACCAGGAGAGCTGCTTTCTGCAGAAGATGGAAAAGTCCGACTACGACAACGTGCGCTCCCTCCTCCACGAGTCAACGCACAAG CAGAGTCAGTTCCAGCTGTCTGGAAATGAGACCCACAGGCAGATGGAGTTCCTGGGAGTGCTGGGGGCCAGCCAAGTGGATGTGTCCACGCTGGAGGAGCCTGTCCAGGCTCTGTGCCAGGACAGGTCTGTCCACTGGACCAGGAGGACCGAGG GTCCGGGCAAGCAGAGGCTGGTCTACTTTTGCATCGACATCTGCTTTCCCAGCAACATctgcgtgtctgtgtgcttcTACTACCTACCAGAGTGA
- the bricd5 gene encoding BRICHOS domain-containing protein 5 isoform X2 yields MSVILGFMLGCIHLCLHPILRLFKQLVTASCVCLQDGDSAASSQSHFPHKAFWVSLSASLLLVIVALGLTGHLGLSQSSQSSQIVRITVPDQTGVLINQSAVVDQQNDLVTFLVTSPANKTSAVLFDVKHGLICYKPVDQESCFLQKMEKSDYDNVRSLLHESTHKSQFQLSGNETHRQMEFLGVLGASQVDVSTLEEPVQALCQDRSVHWTRRTEGPGKQRLVYFCIDICFPSNICVSVCFYYLPE; encoded by the exons ATGAGTGTGATTCTGGGCTTCATGTTGGGTTgcatacatttgtgtttacatcCCATACTAAGATTGTTTAAGCAGCTTGTCACTGCTTCTTGTGTCTGTCTTCAGGATGGGGACTCTGCTGCGTCTTCCCAGTCCCACTTCCCACACAAGGCATTCTGGGTCAGCctctcagcctctctgctcCTGGTCATCGTTGCTCTTGGCTTGACAGGACACCTGGGGCTGTCGCAGTCTTCTCAG TCCTCACAGATTGTGCGAATCACAGTTCCAGATCAGACTGGAGTTCTGATCAACCAGTCAGCCGTAGTGGATCAGCAGAATGACCTGGTGACCTTTCTTGTGACCTCACCGGCAAATAAGACATCCGCTGTGCTCTTTGATGTTAAACAT GGTTTAATATGTTACAAACCTGTGGACCAGGAGAGCTGCTTTCTGCAGAAGATGGAAAAGTCCGACTACGACAACGTGCGCTCCCTCCTCCACGAGTCAACGCACAAG AGTCAGTTCCAGCTGTCTGGAAATGAGACCCACAGGCAGATGGAGTTCCTGGGAGTGCTGGGGGCCAGCCAAGTGGATGTGTCCACGCTGGAGGAGCCTGTCCAGGCTCTGTGCCAGGACAGGTCTGTCCACTGGACCAGGAGGACCGAGG GTCCGGGCAAGCAGAGGCTGGTCTACTTTTGCATCGACATCTGCTTTCCCAGCAACATctgcgtgtctgtgtgcttcTACTACCTACCAGAGTGA
- the bricd5 gene encoding BRICHOS domain-containing protein 5 isoform X1 translates to MSVILGFMLGCIHLCLHPILRLFKQLVTASCVCLQDGDSAASSQSHFPHKAFWVSLSASLLLVIVALGLTGHLGLSQSSQSSQIVRITVPDQTGVLINQSAVVDQQNDLVTFLVTSPANKTSAVLFDVKHGLICYKPVDQESCFLQKMEKSDYDNVRSLLHESTHKQSQFQLSGNETHRQMEFLGVLGASQVDVSTLEEPVQALCQDRSVHWTRRTEGPGKQRLVYFCIDICFPSNICVSVCFYYLPE, encoded by the exons ATGAGTGTGATTCTGGGCTTCATGTTGGGTTgcatacatttgtgtttacatcCCATACTAAGATTGTTTAAGCAGCTTGTCACTGCTTCTTGTGTCTGTCTTCAGGATGGGGACTCTGCTGCGTCTTCCCAGTCCCACTTCCCACACAAGGCATTCTGGGTCAGCctctcagcctctctgctcCTGGTCATCGTTGCTCTTGGCTTGACAGGACACCTGGGGCTGTCGCAGTCTTCTCAG TCCTCACAGATTGTGCGAATCACAGTTCCAGATCAGACTGGAGTTCTGATCAACCAGTCAGCCGTAGTGGATCAGCAGAATGACCTGGTGACCTTTCTTGTGACCTCACCGGCAAATAAGACATCCGCTGTGCTCTTTGATGTTAAACAT GGTTTAATATGTTACAAACCTGTGGACCAGGAGAGCTGCTTTCTGCAGAAGATGGAAAAGTCCGACTACGACAACGTGCGCTCCCTCCTCCACGAGTCAACGCACAAG CAGAGTCAGTTCCAGCTGTCTGGAAATGAGACCCACAGGCAGATGGAGTTCCTGGGAGTGCTGGGGGCCAGCCAAGTGGATGTGTCCACGCTGGAGGAGCCTGTCCAGGCTCTGTGCCAGGACAGGTCTGTCCACTGGACCAGGAGGACCGAGG GTCCGGGCAAGCAGAGGCTGGTCTACTTTTGCATCGACATCTGCTTTCCCAGCAACATctgcgtgtctgtgtgcttcTACTACCTACCAGAGTGA
- the mlst8 gene encoding target of rapamycin complex subunit lst8, with product MNVNQGTVGSDPVILATAGYDHTVRFWQAHSGICTRTVQHQDSQVNSLEVTPDRSMIAAAGYQHIRMYDLNSNNPNPVINYDGVSKNITSVGFHEDGRWMYTGGEDCMARIWDLRSRNLQCQRIFQVNAPINCVCLHPNQAELIVGDQSGVIHIWDLKTDHNEQLIPEPEVSVNSVHIDPDASYMAAVNSSGNCYVWNLAGGIGDEVTQLIPKTKIPAHKRYSLRCKFSPDSTLLATCSADQTCKIWRTSNFSLMTELSIKSNNPGETSRGWMWDCAFSGDSQYIVTASSDNLARLWCVETGEIKREYSGHQKAVVCLAFNDSVLG from the exons ATGAATGTGAACCAGGGGACGGTGGGCAGCGACCCGGTCATTCTGGCTACGGCTGGATACGACCACACTGTCCGTTTCTGGCAGGCCCACAGCGGGATCTGCACCAGGACAGTCCAGCATCAGGACTCT CAAGTCAATTCACTTGAGGTCACACCCGACAGGAGTATGATTGCAGCTGCAG GTTATCAGCACATCCGCATGTATGACCTGAACTCCAACAACCCCAACCCGGTGATCAACTACGACGGCGTCAGCAAGAACATCACATCTGTAGGCTTCCATGAGGATGGACGCTGGATGTACACGGGAGGAGAAGACTGCATGGCTCGCATATGGGACCTGAG GTCAAGAAATCTCCAGTGTCAGAGGATATTTCAAGTCAATGCTCCCAttaactgtgtttgtctgcatccCAACCAG GCAGAGCTAATTGTTGGAGACCAGAGCGGAGTGATTCATATCTGGGATCTGAAGACTGACCACAATGAACAGCTGATTCCTGAACCAGAGGTCTCGGTCAACTCAGTTCACATTGACCCAGATGCAAGTTACATGGCAGCGGTCAACAGCTCG GGAAACTGTTATGTGTGGAACCTTGCTGGAGGCATAGGAGATGAGGTGACTCAGCTCATTCCCAAGACTAAGATCCCTGCTCACAAACGCTACTCCCTCCGCTGCAAGTTCAGCCCTGATTCCAC TCTGCTGGCCACCTGCTCAGCAGACCAGACCTGTAAGATCTGGAGGACGTCTAATTTCTCACTGATGACAGAGCTGAGCATCAAGAGCAACAACCCTGGAGAGACGTCTAGAGGGTGGATGTGGGACTGTGCTTTCTCTGGAGACTCCCAGTATATTGTCACTG CCTCCTCGGACAACCTGGCTCGTCTGTGGTGCGTGGAGACCGGGGAGATCAAGAGGGAATACAGCGGCCACCAGAAGGCCGTGGTGTGTCTGGCCTTTAATGACAGCGTTctgggctga
- the meiob gene encoding meiosis-specific with OB domain-containing protein isoform X3, with product MAAQTYIAISELHPNFSHPKVAGIIIGKTDVKSFPDRKIIIENPLVANKDPEKGDRFCPTTPSLYRLLVTEAHSQVCLCADMDTNDRLLPLIHLPVKDSRDFYSLGDIVANGQRLDGAVINILAAVKLIGEPKQFTTSDRRKGQRLEVKLFDDSVSSFPLVCWDREAIQLVQTLIPKETVLFIADAKISFDSFRNGMTATVNSKTIITVNPDTREASVLFSYAKEASESGALDQDEKSEDETVDSITDVYTVSQLKKKAQENPETFFGITYSFISKLDLDSSVSKVIRTRCSRCKFQVTEDVHSCTNQFCPGRDEAFSATSGFDLLVDFTDHTGTLHSCTLRSPVAEKTLGCTTEEFTSLTDDQRTAMKWKFLLERCKIYIKILPSTKTKSGIRGVVLACSLADPGEVKQHMSALLHRL from the exons tcatcatTGAAAACCCTTTAGTTGCCAACAAAGACCCAGAGAAAGGGGACAGATTCTGTCCCACAACACCAAG CCTCTACAGGCTGCTGGTGACGGAGGCTCATTCCCAggtgtgtctttgtgctgaCATGGACACCAATGACAGGCTTCTGCCACTGATCCACCTGCCAGTGAAGGACTCCAGGGATTTCTACTCTCTGGGAGACATTGTGGCCAATGGGCAGAGGCTGGATGGAGCAGTGATAAATATACTGGCTGCAGTGAAGTTG ATCGGAGAGCCGAAGCAGTTCACCACTTCAGACAGACGCAAAGGGCAGCGGCTGGAAGTAAAGCTCTTTGATGACTCTGTCTCTTCCTTCCCTCTGGTCTG CTGGGACAGAGAAGCCATTCAGCTTGTGCAAACTTTGATACCGAAGGAGACGG tgcTCTTCATAGCTGATGCAAAGATTAGTTTTGACAGCTTTCGCAATGGCATGACAGCAACCGTGAACTCGAAAACCATTATCACTGTCAACCCTG ATACCAGAGAGGCCAGTGTGCTGTTCAGCTATGCTAAAGAAGCATCTGAGTCTGGTGCTCTGGATCAGGATGAGAAATCAGAAGATGAGACTG TGGATTCCATCACTGATGTGTACACAGTGAGCCAGCTGAAGAAGAAGGCCCAGGAGAATCCTGAGACTTTCTTTGGCATCACATACAGCTTCATCTCCAAGCTCGACCTCGACTCCTCTGTTTCAAAAGTTATCAGGACACGGTG CTCCAGGTGTAAGTTTCAGGTGACTGAGGATGTGCACAGCTGCACCAACCAGTTTTGTCCGGGCAGGGATGAGGCTTTTTCAGCCACCTCAGgctttgacctgctggtggacTTCACAGACCACACCGGCACCCTGCACTCCTGCACCCTCAGGAGCCCGGTGGCGGAGAAGACACTTGGTTGTACA ACAGAGGAGTTTACCAGTTTGACTGATGACCAGCGGACTGCAATGAAGTGGAAATTTCTTTTGGAGAGATGCAAAATATACATCAAG ATTCTCCCTTCCACTAAAACGAAGAGCGGGATCCGAGGGGTGGTCCTGGCCTGCTCACTGGCCGACCCAGGAGAGGTGAAACAGCACATGTCTGCCCTGCTGCACCGGCTGTGA